A part of Acidimicrobiales bacterium genomic DNA contains:
- a CDS encoding amidohydrolase family protein, which yields MPYAEGRLVHDADAHVMETPDWLAPYADPDVRDRLAPIGVGVVAPGEHERIEHDLALQRDAEFRAGDAEEIMLRKNWRALGATVAADRPAALDLLGFASQLVFNTFTSGALQRAEHDDPDLALALARAHNRAMVDFCSVDPRLLPVGYVPLADLERAGPAAAEALELGAAALMVASACPPGHAHSHVALDAVWARAEEAGVPVVFHVGGGGTLLDPAFFVNGLPPVPDFHGGDGNFRSVDYLAIPYPVMQALSVLVIDGVLARFPRLRIGVIEQGASWLPGLLRSLDSAHEAFRKNEERLQRLELRPSEYVLRQVRVTPYPHEDVAWVVEQAGEGVCMFSSDYPHVEGGRNPLKRFDRSLAGLGERARRRFYWDNFVGLMGPALTPVTT from the coding sequence ATGCCCTACGCCGAGGGGCGGCTCGTGCACGACGCCGACGCCCACGTCATGGAGACGCCCGACTGGCTGGCGCCGTACGCCGACCCCGACGTGCGCGACCGCCTGGCCCCGATCGGCGTCGGGGTCGTCGCCCCGGGCGAGCACGAGCGGATCGAGCACGATCTGGCGCTGCAGCGCGACGCCGAGTTCCGTGCCGGCGACGCCGAGGAGATCATGCTCCGCAAGAACTGGCGGGCCCTGGGCGCCACCGTCGCGGCGGACCGCCCGGCCGCGCTGGATCTTCTCGGGTTCGCCAGCCAGCTGGTCTTCAACACGTTCACCAGCGGCGCCCTCCAGCGAGCCGAGCACGACGACCCGGACCTGGCCCTCGCCCTGGCGCGCGCCCACAACCGCGCCATGGTCGACTTCTGCTCCGTCGACCCGCGCCTGCTGCCCGTCGGCTACGTCCCGCTGGCCGACCTCGAGCGGGCCGGGCCGGCCGCGGCCGAGGCGCTCGAGCTGGGCGCGGCCGCCCTGATGGTCGCCTCGGCGTGCCCCCCGGGCCACGCCCACAGCCACGTCGCCCTCGATGCCGTGTGGGCTCGCGCCGAGGAGGCCGGCGTCCCGGTGGTGTTCCACGTGGGCGGCGGTGGCACCCTGCTCGACCCGGCGTTCTTCGTGAACGGCCTGCCGCCGGTGCCCGACTTCCACGGCGGCGACGGGAACTTCCGCTCGGTCGACTACCTGGCGATCCCGTACCCGGTGATGCAGGCCCTGTCCGTCCTCGTGATCGACGGCGTGCTGGCCCGCTTCCCCCGGCTGCGGATCGGGGTGATCGAGCAGGGCGCGTCCTGGCTCCCCGGCCTGCTCCGCTCCCTCGACTCGGCCCACGAGGCCTTCCGCAAGAACGAGGAGCGCCTCCAGCGCCTCGAGCTCCGGCCGAGCGAGTACGTGCTGCGCCAGGTGCGCGTGACCCCGTACCCGCACGAGGACGTGGCGTGGGTGGTCGAGCAGGCGGGCGAGGGGGTGTGCATGTTCTCGTCCGACTACCCGCACGTGGAAGGCGGCCGGAACCCGCTGAAGCGGTTCGACCGCTCGCTCGCCGGCCTGGGCGAGCGCGCCCGCCGGCGCTTCTACTGGGACAACTTCGTCGGCCTCATGGGGCCTGCGCTCACCCCGGTCACCACCTGA
- a CDS encoding DUF1275 domain-containing protein yields MTEPTATPALGHPLAVAAVLTAAAGAADAICYVGVTGVFTANMSGNAVLLGIGIGEGRPADSLALALSLVSFAVGVGLAAVLGRAGARGAIAERRSTRALGVEAVLLAVLVPASLAVVGAHGDPATGPWRGVLIVIATLAMGAQTVVLRRVGDTAISTTYTSGVMASIGEAAALATVDHDGPSAPRRGHLVVLGTVLVAYVGGAAAGTALHRGVGTWALLAPLVAVVAVAVAALAARPR; encoded by the coding sequence GTGACCGAGCCGACCGCCACCCCCGCCCTGGGCCACCCGCTGGCGGTCGCCGCGGTCCTGACGGCCGCGGCCGGCGCCGCCGACGCCATCTGCTACGTGGGGGTCACCGGCGTGTTCACGGCCAACATGAGCGGGAACGCCGTCCTCCTCGGCATCGGGATCGGCGAGGGCCGGCCCGCCGACTCCCTGGCCCTCGCGCTGTCCCTGGTGTCCTTCGCCGTCGGCGTCGGCCTGGCCGCGGTGCTGGGGCGAGCCGGCGCCCGGGGCGCGATCGCCGAGCGGAGGTCCACCCGGGCCCTGGGCGTCGAGGCCGTGCTCCTCGCCGTCCTCGTCCCCGCCAGCCTGGCCGTGGTCGGCGCCCACGGCGACCCGGCGACCGGCCCCTGGCGCGGCGTCCTGATCGTGATCGCCACCCTCGCGATGGGCGCCCAGACGGTGGTGCTGCGGCGGGTCGGCGACACCGCCATCTCCACCACGTACACCTCGGGCGTCATGGCGTCGATCGGGGAGGCCGCTGCGCTGGCCACCGTCGACCACGACGGCCCGAGCGCACCCCGGCGAGGCCACCTGGTCGTGCTGGGCACCGTCCTCGTCGCCTACGTGGGGGGCGCCGCCGCCGGCACCGCCCTGCACCGCGGGGTCGGCACCTGGGCGCTGCTCGCCCCGCTCGTCGCGGTGGTCGCCGTCGCCGTCGCCGCCCTGGCCGCCCGGCCGCGCTGA
- a CDS encoding trypsin-like peptidase domain-containing protein encodes MSAPTSVDPTEQIPGAPMRRQHRSPRRRTRVPAGDPNPLGLPYDEGRRSRRAKKPPLRHRVLPRTVIGITMLLLALAMGAAFSGAVLYAYYDWRLSQNEDEVGDLISGFDQRYETAAAAITAQQDEATARIRTELEPLAALVGEATTISQLAGAISPSVWFVATLDEEGRASVGSAFVVASDSSRSLLLTSYTTIRAATANPGPQVVVRKGDEEIAADVWTWQPERDLALLVVPKPDLPALAWAPDDVMAKALGTRVYAASGLGGVGASLSPGYVIDQSLTGLQHTVAVGTAFQGGPLLNSQGQVLGVASLTFSPLGFPPGSVLFAPPVTTACDAVLSCGSGGAAPQPGAEGSAPEAQD; translated from the coding sequence ATGAGCGCACCGACCAGCGTCGACCCCACCGAGCAGATCCCGGGAGCGCCGATGAGACGCCAGCACCGCAGCCCGAGGCGGCGCACCCGCGTACCGGCTGGCGACCCGAACCCCCTCGGGCTGCCCTACGACGAGGGACGGCGCTCGCGGCGCGCCAAGAAGCCGCCCCTGCGCCACCGGGTCCTGCCCCGAACGGTGATCGGCATCACCATGCTCCTGCTGGCCCTGGCCATGGGCGCCGCGTTCAGCGGAGCGGTGCTGTACGCGTACTACGACTGGCGGCTCTCCCAGAACGAGGACGAGGTCGGTGACCTCATCTCGGGGTTCGATCAGCGCTACGAGACCGCCGCGGCCGCCATCACCGCCCAGCAGGACGAGGCGACGGCCCGCATCCGGACCGAGCTGGAGCCGCTCGCGGCCCTGGTGGGCGAGGCCACCACCATCAGCCAGCTGGCCGGGGCCATCTCGCCGTCGGTGTGGTTCGTGGCCACCCTCGACGAGGAGGGCCGGGCCTCGGTGGGGTCGGCGTTCGTGGTCGCATCCGACAGCTCGCGCAGCCTGCTGCTCACCTCGTACACCACCATCCGCGCCGCCACCGCCAACCCCGGTCCGCAGGTGGTGGTGCGCAAGGGCGACGAGGAGATCGCCGCCGACGTCTGGACCTGGCAGCCCGAGCGCGACCTCGCCCTGCTCGTGGTGCCCAAGCCCGACCTCCCGGCCCTGGCCTGGGCGCCCGACGACGTGATGGCCAAGGCGCTGGGCACCCGGGTCTACGCCGCCAGCGGCTTGGGAGGCGTGGGAGCGTCCCTGAGCCCGGGCTACGTGATCGACCAGAGCCTCACCGGCCTCCAGCACACGGTTGCGGTCGGGACGGCGTTCCAGGGAGGACCGCTCCTCAACAGCCAGGGCCAGGTGCTCGGCGTGGCGTCGCTCACCTTCTCCCCGCTGGGCTTCCCCCCGGGATCGGTGCTGTTCGCGCCGCCGGTGACGACGGCCTGCGATGCCGTGCTGTCCTGCGGCAGCGGTGGGGCTGCTCCCCAGCCGGGCGCCGAGGGCAGCGCCCCGGAGGCGCAGGACTGA
- a CDS encoding enoyl-CoA hydratase/isomerase family protein, which produces MSTDSPFETLAVAVDGAIGRLELARPARLNAMSRQLLRELAAAAAWFDDHGEVKVVVVTGQGRAFCAGFDLGDFTTADDAGLSPRDGADLGRVMAEAVTGMRALTIAGIHGHCVGGGLVLAAACDLRVAAADAVFSIPEVDLGIPLAWGGIPRLVREIGPALTKELVLTCRAFDAREALAVRFLNRVVEPDRLQVTLDELAASLAAKSALTLQVTKRQVNAVAEEMGSTAHAFVDGDVLASALADPESRAAGRSYLERRRPRG; this is translated from the coding sequence ATGTCCACCGACTCACCCTTCGAGACGCTCGCCGTCGCCGTCGACGGCGCGATCGGCCGCCTCGAGCTGGCTCGTCCGGCGCGGCTGAACGCCATGAGCCGCCAGCTGCTGCGAGAGCTGGCGGCCGCGGCAGCGTGGTTCGACGACCACGGCGAGGTGAAGGTGGTGGTCGTCACCGGCCAGGGCCGGGCCTTCTGCGCCGGGTTCGACCTGGGCGACTTCACCACCGCCGACGACGCCGGCCTCTCGCCGCGCGACGGCGCCGATCTCGGCCGGGTCATGGCCGAGGCCGTCACCGGCATGCGAGCCCTCACCATCGCCGGCATCCATGGCCACTGCGTCGGCGGCGGTCTGGTGCTGGCCGCGGCCTGCGACCTGCGGGTGGCGGCCGCCGACGCCGTCTTCTCCATCCCCGAGGTCGACCTGGGCATCCCGCTGGCCTGGGGCGGCATCCCCCGGCTGGTGCGCGAGATCGGGCCGGCCCTCACCAAGGAGCTGGTGCTCACCTGCCGCGCCTTCGACGCCCGGGAGGCCCTCGCCGTGCGGTTCCTCAACCGGGTGGTCGAGCCCGATCGGCTCCAGGTCACCCTCGACGAGCTCGCCGCCTCGCTGGCGGCCAAGTCGGCCCTCACCCTCCAGGTCACCAAGCGGCAGGTCAACGCCGTGGCCGAGGAGATGGGCTCCACCGCCCACGCCTTCGTCGACGGCGACGTGCTCGCCTCGGCCCTGGCCGACCCCGAGTCGCGCGCCGCGGGCCGCTCCTACCTCGAGCGTCGCCGACCGAGGGGCTGA
- a CDS encoding YbjN domain-containing protein — protein METAVRIDHTEWEAVLTRVVPFAGGDELTGVGHVRLQADGQHRRWMATDSFRLAVLEAGEGPEVLEVSMPVRLVGAAVALTAGHGPAELTVERAGEGGAPHAVTLRVGEASMRLPAGPEGFPDVATLTGSLLDRPYLDMRVSRGLLLDLVRLGRLMPAGASIDGEGDDPGPLFWLHITPTRLELVVDWGDYGLSRFGLACRADGETSLPVNPLFLEEFLDAVDDDEIVVSLPVDRRCPLRFASDGWAGYLVPIDATPEQHRERLEGLLERMGVQHLVRDPDGDYPFRFGSADLYVRLPDDEPARVQVFSVVLRDVPCTEELLREVNDYNANLPFVRAFWFDEQVIVEIEQLASTLDVEELANGCAAVVTAAQDLGPVLSEFFGGTIAFDDGGA, from the coding sequence ATGGAGACGGCGGTGCGCATCGACCACACCGAGTGGGAGGCCGTGCTCACCCGCGTGGTGCCCTTCGCAGGCGGCGACGAGCTCACCGGGGTGGGCCACGTGCGCCTGCAGGCCGACGGGCAGCACCGCCGGTGGATGGCGACGGACTCCTTCCGGCTGGCCGTCCTCGAGGCGGGCGAGGGGCCCGAGGTGCTCGAGGTGTCGATGCCCGTCCGTCTGGTCGGGGCGGCGGTGGCCCTCACCGCCGGGCACGGCCCGGCCGAGCTGACCGTCGAGCGGGCCGGTGAGGGTGGTGCGCCCCACGCCGTCACCCTCCGGGTCGGCGAGGCGTCCATGCGGCTCCCGGCCGGCCCCGAGGGCTTCCCCGACGTGGCGACCCTCACCGGCTCGCTCCTCGACCGGCCCTACCTCGACATGCGCGTGAGCCGGGGGCTGCTGCTGGACCTGGTGCGCCTGGGCCGCCTGATGCCGGCCGGCGCGTCGATCGACGGCGAGGGGGACGACCCGGGTCCGCTGTTCTGGCTCCACATCACCCCGACGCGCCTGGAGCTGGTGGTCGACTGGGGCGACTACGGGCTCTCGCGCTTCGGGCTGGCCTGCCGTGCCGACGGGGAGACCAGCCTCCCCGTCAACCCGCTGTTCCTGGAGGAGTTCCTCGATGCCGTCGACGACGACGAGATCGTCGTCTCGCTCCCGGTCGACCGGCGGTGTCCCCTGCGGTTCGCGTCGGACGGCTGGGCCGGCTACCTCGTGCCCATCGACGCGACGCCCGAGCAGCACCGCGAGCGCCTCGAAGGCCTCCTGGAGCGGATGGGCGTCCAGCACCTCGTCCGCGACCCCGACGGCGACTACCCGTTCCGCTTCGGCAGCGCCGACCTCTACGTGCGCCTGCCCGACGACGAGCCGGCACGGGTGCAGGTGTTCTCCGTGGTGCTGCGCGACGTGCCCTGCACCGAGGAGCTCCTCCGCGAGGTCAACGACTACAACGCCAACCTCCCCTTCGTGCGGGCCTTCTGGTTCGACGAGCAGGTGATCGTGGAGATCGAGCAGCTGGCCAGCACCCTCGACGTCGAGGAGCTGGCCAACGGCTGCGCGGCCGTGGTGACCGCGGCCCAGGACCTGGGCCCGGTGCTGAGCGAGTTCTTCGGCGGCACCATCGCCTTCGACGACGGTGGCGCCTGA
- a CDS encoding FAD-dependent oxidoreductase, which produces MGDVPDPTGWLVTRWAHDPFALGSYSFLAVGSTPEDRARLAEPVDATLFFAGEATSTDFPSTVHGALLAGQRAAEQVIDQADPDPDTVVVVGAGVSGLASARVLRDQGYQVVVVEGRDRIGGRIWTDRRLGPPLDLGASWIHGTVDNPVAELADGWGIATVATDYDNVITFDADGIEVGAEEQAAVEELLEEVLDEAAAWAEAQDDDVPLARAVDQALQERSLTEADARRLAHALNTTIEQEYAADAAELSARWWDDDDELDGADVLFPDGYGQVVERLAEGLDVRLGHVVERVAWGGGGVTVITGRGPIQGDCAVITVPLGVLQAGRPDFDPPLPAAKQAAVERLGMGLLDKVYLRFPEVFWDAGADLLGYASDDRDEWGEFVNLAPVTGEPILLWFNAGTVARRFEQETDQQLVARAMRVLRAMYGS; this is translated from the coding sequence ATGGGCGACGTCCCCGACCCGACGGGCTGGCTCGTCACCCGCTGGGCCCACGACCCCTTCGCCCTGGGCTCGTACTCGTTCCTCGCCGTCGGATCCACCCCGGAGGATCGCGCTCGTCTGGCCGAGCCCGTCGACGCCACCCTGTTCTTCGCCGGCGAGGCCACCTCCACCGACTTCCCGTCCACCGTGCACGGCGCCCTCCTGGCCGGCCAGCGCGCCGCCGAGCAGGTCATCGACCAGGCCGACCCCGACCCCGACACCGTCGTGGTCGTCGGCGCCGGCGTGAGCGGCCTGGCCTCGGCTCGGGTCCTGCGCGACCAGGGCTACCAGGTCGTCGTCGTCGAGGGGCGCGACCGCATCGGCGGGCGGATCTGGACCGACCGGCGGCTGGGGCCCCCGCTCGACCTCGGGGCGTCGTGGATCCACGGCACGGTGGACAACCCGGTCGCGGAGCTCGCCGACGGGTGGGGCATCGCCACCGTCGCGACCGACTACGACAACGTCATCACCTTCGACGCCGACGGGATCGAGGTCGGCGCCGAGGAGCAGGCCGCCGTCGAGGAGCTGCTCGAGGAGGTTCTCGACGAGGCCGCGGCGTGGGCCGAGGCGCAGGACGACGACGTGCCCCTCGCTCGGGCTGTCGACCAGGCCCTCCAGGAACGCTCCCTCACCGAGGCCGACGCCCGGCGCCTCGCCCATGCGCTGAACACCACGATCGAGCAGGAGTACGCGGCCGACGCCGCCGAGCTGTCGGCCCGGTGGTGGGACGACGACGACGAGCTCGACGGCGCCGACGTGCTGTTCCCGGACGGCTACGGGCAGGTGGTCGAGCGGCTCGCGGAGGGGCTCGACGTGCGGCTCGGCCACGTCGTCGAGCGGGTGGCCTGGGGCGGCGGCGGGGTGACGGTGATCACCGGCCGTGGGCCGATCCAGGGCGACTGCGCCGTGATCACCGTGCCGCTCGGCGTGCTGCAAGCCGGCCGTCCCGACTTCGACCCGCCCCTCCCGGCCGCCAAGCAGGCGGCGGTGGAGCGCCTGGGCATGGGACTGCTCGACAAGGTGTACCTCCGCTTCCCGGAGGTGTTCTGGGACGCAGGGGCCGACCTGCTGGGCTACGCCTCCGACGACCGGGACGAGTGGGGCGAGTTCGTGAACCTGGCACCGGTGACCGGCGAGCCGATCCTCCTCTGGTTCAACGCCGGCACCGTCGCCCGGCGCTTCGAGCAGGAGACGGACCAGCAGCTCGTGGCCCGGGCCATGCGGGTGCTGCGCGCCATGTACGGGTCCTGA
- a CDS encoding TetR/AcrR family transcriptional regulator, whose amino-acid sequence MSRPPTGTEQLDGRRARAERSRVAVVDALLDLLREGDPRPAADAIAERAGVSVRSVFRLFDDLDSIYATAVERQGRRIAPLLAAPPTTGPLTARIDALAEHRARLFEDIAPLRRAAVRTAPFHPPLQQGLAASHRQLRRQLKVLFERELGRRAPEEAAVLLDALDAATSWLAWEALRSEQHLSVRRARAALTRTVAALLAS is encoded by the coding sequence ATGAGCAGGCCCCCCACCGGCACCGAGCAGCTCGACGGGCGCCGGGCGCGCGCCGAACGCAGCCGGGTCGCGGTCGTCGACGCCCTCCTCGACCTGCTCCGCGAGGGCGACCCCCGCCCGGCGGCCGACGCCATCGCCGAGCGGGCAGGCGTGTCCGTGCGCTCCGTCTTCCGGCTCTTCGACGACCTCGACTCGATCTACGCCACCGCGGTCGAGCGCCAGGGCCGCCGGATCGCGCCCCTGCTCGCCGCGCCCCCCACCACGGGGCCCCTCACGGCGCGCATCGACGCGCTGGCGGAGCACCGCGCTCGCCTGTTCGAGGACATCGCGCCGTTGCGCCGCGCCGCGGTCCGGACGGCCCCGTTCCATCCCCCGCTGCAGCAGGGGCTGGCGGCCTCGCACCGCCAGCTGCGGCGGCAGCTCAAGGTGCTGTTCGAGCGCGAGCTGGGCCGGCGCGCCCCCGAGGAGGCGGCCGTGCTGCTCGATGCGCTCGACGCGGCCACCAGCTGGCTGGCCTGGGAGGCCCTGCGGTCCGAGCAGCACCTCTCGGTCCGCCGGGCCAGGGCCGCGCTGACCCGGACCGTCGCCGCACTGCTCGCATCCTGA
- a CDS encoding aspartate aminotransferase family protein, producing the protein MTDPAMPFASRDELDAVFADRVNRGKVDAFRALGLGLVMGEREGARFQDAYTGEWFWNCHCNGGVFNLGHRNPRIVAALRRALDHLDVGNHHLVSPWRALLAERLAATTGDRLPATVFGVGGGEAVDLALKLARGHTGRQGIVSARGGYHGHTGLAMATGDASYRDPFGPNLPHFTQVPFDDLPALDAAVGRDTAALILESIPATLGFPVPSPGYLRAAGELCHERGALLILDEVQTGLGRTGTVWSYQQDGAEPDMVVTGKGLSGGLYPISATLMTADLHDFFDHHPFVHVSTFGGAELGCVAALEVLDIVTGPGFLERVVALGDRFGAGLAGLPFTLRRRGLTMGLAFPREGDGLLAAADLIRAGVFAVFANNDTSVVQFKPPLIATDDEADEIIGIVRKVFGEP; encoded by the coding sequence ATGACCGACCCGGCCATGCCGTTCGCCTCGCGCGACGAGCTCGACGCCGTGTTCGCGGATCGCGTCAACCGGGGCAAGGTCGACGCGTTCCGCGCCCTCGGCCTGGGCCTGGTGATGGGCGAGCGGGAGGGCGCGCGGTTCCAGGACGCCTACACCGGCGAGTGGTTCTGGAACTGCCACTGCAACGGCGGCGTGTTCAACCTCGGCCATCGCAACCCGCGGATCGTCGCCGCCCTGCGCCGGGCGCTCGACCACCTCGACGTCGGCAACCACCACCTGGTGTCGCCGTGGCGGGCGCTGCTCGCCGAGCGGCTGGCGGCCACCACCGGCGACCGGCTGCCCGCCACCGTCTTCGGGGTCGGTGGCGGCGAGGCCGTCGACCTCGCCCTCAAGCTGGCGAGGGGGCACACCGGCCGCCAGGGGATCGTCTCGGCGCGGGGCGGCTACCACGGCCACACCGGCCTGGCCATGGCCACCGGGGATGCCTCGTACCGGGATCCGTTCGGCCCGAACCTGCCGCACTTCACCCAGGTGCCGTTCGACGACCTCCCGGCCCTCGACGCCGCCGTCGGCCGCGACACCGCGGCCCTCATCCTCGAGTCGATCCCGGCCACGCTGGGCTTCCCGGTGCCCTCGCCGGGCTACCTGCGAGCGGCGGGCGAGCTGTGCCACGAGCGGGGGGCCCTGCTGATCCTCGACGAGGTCCAGACCGGTCTGGGCCGCACCGGCACCGTCTGGTCGTACCAGCAGGACGGCGCCGAGCCCGACATGGTGGTCACCGGCAAGGGCCTCTCGGGCGGCCTGTACCCGATCAGCGCCACCCTCATGACGGCCGACCTCCACGACTTCTTCGACCACCACCCCTTCGTGCACGTGTCCACCTTCGGGGGAGCCGAGCTGGGCTGCGTGGCCGCCCTCGAGGTGCTCGACATCGTCACCGGGCCCGGCTTCCTCGAGCGGGTGGTCGCGCTGGGCGACCGGTTCGGGGCCGGCCTGGCCGGCCTCCCGTTCACCCTGCGGCGGCGCGGTCTCACCATGGGGCTGGCCTTCCCCCGGGAGGGCGACGGGCTGCTGGCTGCGGCCGACCTGATCCGCGCCGGGGTGTTCGCGGTGTTCGCCAACAACGACACCTCCGTCGTGCAGTTCAAGCCACCCCTGATCGCCACCGACGACGAGGCCGACGAGATCATCGGCATCGTCCGGAAGGTGTTCGGCGAGCCGTGA
- a CDS encoding aspartate aminotransferase family protein, with product MRIPEHGRGEDELFAAMAEYRSGDLDVRGGRTWAYVYDPGRADVERVATRAYVEFLSENALDPTVFPSLLRLENEVVGMAVDHLRGDDQVVGTFTSGGTESCMLAVKAARDRARALRPEVRRPQIVLPVTAHAAFHKAAHYFDLDAVTVPVDPVTWKADVAAVEQAITPDTILLVGSAVSYAHGVTDPIPELAALALERELLLHVDGCIGGFVLPYFRRLGAPVTEFDFTVPGVTSMSMDFHKYAYCPKGASVVLYRDASLRRHQLYACASWTGYTVINTTIQSTKSGGPLAATWAVLNHVGDDGYLEIARRTLEATRAIVAGVHAMPDLRVMGRPEASLVALTSETVDVFRVVDEMRAQRWFVQPQLGFGGSRENIHLTVGGASLPLVPGLLADLAAAVDAVRAAGPLVPDAGLRALLESLDPATLDDATFDQLLAAGGLGGDGAGSPAGVPERTAGINAILNLCPPPLAERLLVEFLNRLFVPPRDA from the coding sequence ATGCGGATCCCGGAGCACGGGCGCGGCGAGGACGAGCTGTTCGCGGCCATGGCCGAGTACCGCTCGGGCGACCTCGACGTGCGAGGCGGGCGGACCTGGGCCTACGTCTACGACCCGGGACGCGCCGACGTGGAGCGCGTGGCCACGCGTGCGTACGTGGAGTTCCTGTCGGAGAACGCCCTCGACCCGACGGTGTTCCCGAGCCTGCTCCGGCTCGAGAACGAGGTGGTGGGCATGGCCGTCGACCACCTCCGTGGCGACGACCAGGTGGTCGGCACGTTCACCAGCGGTGGGACCGAGAGCTGCATGCTGGCGGTGAAGGCCGCCAGGGACCGGGCCCGGGCACTCCGCCCCGAGGTGCGGCGTCCCCAGATCGTGCTGCCGGTCACGGCCCACGCGGCGTTCCACAAGGCCGCCCACTACTTCGACCTCGACGCCGTCACCGTGCCCGTCGACCCGGTCACGTGGAAGGCCGACGTGGCCGCCGTCGAGCAGGCGATCACGCCGGACACGATCCTGCTGGTCGGCTCGGCCGTCTCCTACGCCCACGGGGTGACCGACCCCATCCCCGAGCTGGCCGCCCTGGCCCTCGAGCGCGAGCTGCTGCTCCACGTCGACGGCTGCATCGGCGGCTTCGTCCTGCCCTACTTCCGCCGACTCGGGGCCCCGGTCACCGAGTTCGACTTCACGGTGCCCGGCGTGACCTCGATGTCGATGGACTTCCACAAGTACGCGTACTGCCCGAAGGGCGCCTCGGTGGTGCTGTACCGCGACGCCTCGCTCCGGCGCCACCAGCTGTACGCCTGCGCATCGTGGACCGGCTACACGGTGATCAACACCACGATCCAGAGCACCAAGTCGGGGGGGCCGCTGGCCGCCACCTGGGCCGTGCTGAACCACGTGGGCGACGACGGCTACCTCGAGATCGCCCGCCGCACGCTCGAGGCCACGAGGGCCATCGTGGCGGGGGTCCACGCCATGCCCGACCTCCGGGTGATGGGGCGGCCCGAGGCGAGCCTGGTCGCGCTCACGTCCGAGACCGTCGACGTGTTCCGGGTGGTCGACGAGATGCGGGCGCAGCGCTGGTTCGTCCAGCCGCAGCTGGGCTTCGGAGGTTCGCGCGAGAACATCCACCTCACCGTGGGCGGCGCGAGCCTGCCGCTCGTCCCCGGCCTGCTCGCCGACCTGGCCGCGGCGGTCGACGCGGTGCGGGCCGCAGGGCCACTCGTGCCCGACGCCGGTCTGCGGGCGCTGCTCGAGTCGCTCGACCCGGCGACCCTCGACGACGCCACGTTCGACCAGCTCCTGGCCGCGGGTGGGCTCGGGGGCGACGGGGCCGGCTCGCCGGCAGGCGTGCCCGAGCGCACCGCCGGCATCAACGCCATCCTCAACCTGTGCCCGCCGCCGCTCGCCGAGCGCCTGCTGGTCGAGTTCCTCAACCGCCTGTTCGTCCCACCGAGGGACGCCTGA
- a CDS encoding RidA family protein has translation MGAEQRLVELGIALPPPPPPVASYVPARRSGSVLYVSGHGPVPADGRPVVGVVGRDLTVDEGRDAAFLCGLGLLATMRSALGSLDRVTGIVKVLGMVRAAPDFLAFPAVIDGCSDLLVAVFGDAGRHARSAVGVDGLPFGIAVEIELVAEVA, from the coding sequence GTGGGCGCCGAGCAACGGCTGGTCGAGCTGGGGATCGCACTGCCGCCGCCGCCGCCGCCGGTGGCGAGCTACGTCCCGGCCCGCCGCAGCGGGAGCGTGCTGTACGTGTCGGGACACGGGCCGGTCCCCGCCGACGGACGGCCCGTCGTGGGTGTGGTCGGTCGCGACCTCACCGTGGACGAGGGGCGCGACGCGGCCTTCCTCTGCGGACTGGGCCTGCTCGCCACCATGCGCAGCGCGCTGGGCAGCCTCGACCGGGTGACCGGCATCGTGAAGGTCCTCGGCATGGTGCGGGCCGCACCCGACTTCCTCGCCTTCCCGGCCGTGATCGACGGGTGCTCCGACCTGCTGGTGGCCGTGTTCGGCGACGCCGGCCGGCACGCGCGATCGGCGGTGGGCGTGGACGGGCTCCCCTTCGGCATCGCCGTGGAGATCGAGCTCGTCGCCGAGGTCGCCTGA